A stretch of DNA from Besnoitia besnoiti strain Bb-Ger1 chromosome II, whole genome shotgun sequence:
TTGAGGCACTTCCCATAGTGGGGTGGCACTTCGGTATCATTCCTTCCTGAGTGGAAACCCGTGATGGCCGCTAGGGAAGCCGTGgtccgcgtgcgcagacaTAGAGCGGGTACATGAATGAGAGCAAGCTGCATTACGGATTCGTGTGGTCCAGTTCAAAGAGAAAAGCCATGGAACCTCTCACAGACTATCCCAGTTAGAGAACGCTGCTCAGCATGCACTTCAGCGACACTGTTGCACCCTCAAAACCTCAGGCGGGGAAGGCGTGCAGCCTCGCCGACGCTGGCACTGTTTTCGTCATCGTGCGTCCGTCGTCTAGTCGCTGCTTTGCACAAGCCCTCGTTGCGGGCTCTCTGGGTCCCGCCGAGCCCCCCAGTAATTCATTTCTTATTGCGAATCAGTGCTGTCCCTGTCTTCACTAACTTAGCCAGccagctgcctctctctgcttctctgccaCCCCCGCGCGCCAGATCTCTTATCCTGCGAGCTGGCGCAGAATTCCCTGTTGGCGACTCCAACAAGTTCTTCGCGATCGTTGAAGCGCTAGTCTAGGTTGAAGCACTTATAGCAAATCAAACCGCTTTGCTTTTCGATCCTTGGGAGGTTGAGCCCCTCACTGGGCTCCGTAACGCTTTCGCAGCCCCCTCGCTGGAAGTGCCGGCGCCAATCTTTTCCTCTACCAACAGCATGGATGTACATTGATCCAGGTGAGTGACTGCGGTGAAGAAACAGGCTAACACCACCACAGCTTGGAGAGCCTTTTTCAGGCTAACGTCTACGCAGGCGCCAAGCCGCGAACGCGATGCAGCGGGGAAGGCCTAGCAGTGCTTGCGCAACGAGAGGGCACATGCAAGACACCCGGATCCGTCATGCTGAAACACGACCGCCCTCCAATGCTCACGCAAGACAATCAGACAGCATTCACCGAAGAGAGGGCACCTGTACTCGCCCTTGGGTAAATCCTTCACTTTTCAACTGCCCAGGAAACTGGCGCATATGAGCGGTATTGCTGGCAGATATCCGTGAATACGCGTATTTCACTATTGTATCACCCCTCCTGCCATGGCGGGACTGGGCCGGTTTCGAGGAGGGCTCAAGTCGAAGACCCGTAAATTGATGGCCTTCTGCGCAGGTGGAATTCTATTCGTGGCCAGTACCAAAACATTCGCCGATGCGCTCGATGAAGGACCGCTGCCTCAGAGTTCGCCAGCCGACTCGACGCAGTATCCCACGAACCTAGTGTCTTGTTCGTTAACAGGGGACGAGGAGCAAGACACTCTCGTGCGTCGCACAGTCGCCCTGTCCGAGGGTCAACTCTCGACCACTTTCCAATGCGGAAAAGCCGACAGAGCCGTGCCAGAGCTGCTCACTGAGGTGTGCAAGCCATCGAAAGAAGGTACCATAGATGCGTGCGACGAGAAGCCCACGAGCCTGACAGATATTCTCCAGACCACCACTACTGTGGCGTGGGTGAAGATGGAAACCCCAACCGAGGGAAAAGGAGAAACGAGGACACTCAATTTAACAAAACAAGACCTGCCCTTCACCGATAAATCGTTCGCCGTTGGCTGCAAGACGACATCGCAACCAACGGTCGCATGCCAGGTCGACGTCACTGTGAAGGCCAGAGCATCCTCCGTTGACAAAAACGTCGTCACATGTGCCTACGGCGCCGAGAGCAACCCTCGAGCCCTGGAAGCGGAGATGACAGAAGAGAACAACACACTCACCATTAAGTGTGGAAAAGATGGAAATATCAAGCCGGCGACTGAAGGGGGTCACTACTGCGAGGACGAGAAGCTCTCGCAGTGTGAGAAGAGCTACAAGGATATTTTGCCCAGTTTCGACAGCTCGTGGTGGACAAAGGAGGGAGATGCACCCGCGACTGAGACGTTGACGCTGACGATTCCGAAGGAGGAATTTCCGGCTGAGGAGCAGAAGTTTTATGTCGGCTGCTCTCCGGGTGAAGGGGACAAAACTATTCCGGTCTCTCGTTCGCAAGAGGCCAATGGAAACGTCATTCCTGCTTCAAGAGGCCTCACAGATTGCAAGGTGCTGGTGACGGTGAAGGCCGAGAGCTCTGTTAGCCCCTCTCGATCAATGATCcaggcggcctctgcggcatcTGGCGTGGCAGCGACATTGGCTTATCTTGCCGCGAGTTGTTTTTGAGCGGCGCCCGGGCACCGCCACGGTTTTGCTCCACGGAGGCGCTATgcgttcgtcttcctccATCGAACCCTCCATCAAGCACCGCCTGCAGAAGTGAAGTCTCGATCCTTCTTTGAGTGTTAGCATAAACTACGAATGGTTTCGCATGTACGCGTGAGCGTGATACATCATTCGCACGCGGTTCTCCTGGGTGGAAGGCCAACATCTCTCCAGGAACCATGCGCGTTGGAAGCAGTCCAAAGACCTATTGCTTTCGGCGTTCGCATGATCGAGGGTCCTGACCGACGCGTAAGTGGAGGCATGTAACTGCATCTGTGTATGCAGAAGTCGCGCGGGAGGAGCCCTATCCAATACGGCCCTGCTCGTGAAACGGTAGCATACTATTCGTGACAAAAGAGCTTTCAaacgcttcttctcctccaaGGAGCGACTAAGCGCACACTGGACAACGCATTTGCTGCGAATTTGCGGTGCCGATGAAGCAACATTCAGGAATGCCCGTTGGTCCACTGGGGCATTCTTTTGCTTACGCGTACCGCCCACTAACACGTCTCTGCTCACTCCGCAAAGCATGTCCAAATCACCCAGGCTTCACCCTTGCACGCAGATGCAGAATTGAGGCGAGGTCTTAGTCCTGCATCTTAGGTCTGTTAGCTTGGCTAATCGATGGCTTGGGCCGCGTATACCACAATGCACGAGGCGTAAACCAGCTGATACGGGGGGCTCGTGACCTACAGACTTCGTTACATTGAGTAGCGATCGTGCTGCACTGCACACAGACAACAATTCGCGGCCACGGCAATTCGAATGGGGCAAATCTGACATTTAGGGAGGCAACGCTGGTAATCCCGGTAGCCGCTCGTTTCCTGCACATTGTTCGCATTTCACTCTATGTAAGGCTCCTCTACATCCGTGGTGGGCTCATGTTCGGTGTGTCATTTTTCTCCACTTTATGTCTTGCTGTGTTCTTACCAAATTGCTTGTTATCGACACTCGAGTGCGCTTCGATCGTGCGTGTCTTGTGTCgtggccgcctgcgccttgtCTCGAGTCTTGCGTATGTGCTTCAAGCGACTGACCCGTGAAGTAGCCTGCCATGTCAAGACTGTTCGAAATAGTCCGTTTGTGAACCATGGGGGAACACAGAATCTGTTCCTCACATTCTGAAGTGTTTTGAGTCCTTTTTCTTTGCTCGTGGTGCAGGGGCTCATCGGTGTCCCTTACGTTCCTTCGCGCCTGTACAAAACCAGAAACGGTTGCGGTGGTGCAGGCCTGGCGCCATGGGTGAGGCGACTAACGACATCAAGAGGAAACACAGCACTGTAGAAGGAAAGCCCACAAAATTTATCAATACTGTGTTTACTTCGGAGCTGGGGAGGCGCTGCTTAGCATCGGGCGAGCTGACCAAGTGCATGCACGGCTCAACGAAGTTCCCCGGCTTTCCGTCTTGACCGCGGTCAAAAGAGCTAGGTATTTGACGCGCAACGGCATACGCGGCAGTGGGTTCTCGCGACAATGCGG
This window harbors:
- a CDS encoding SAG-related sequence (encoded by transcript BESB_035010); this encodes MAGLGRFRGGLKSKTRKLMAFCAGGILFVASTKTFADALDEGPLPQSSPADSTQYPTNLVSCSLTGDEEQDTLVRRTVALSEGQLSTTFQCGKADRAVPELLTEVCKPSKEGTIDACDEKPTSLTDILQTTTTVAWVKMETPTEGKGETRTLNLTKQDLPFTDKSFAVGCKTTSQPTVACQVDVTVKARASSVDKNVVTCAYGAESNPRALEAEMTEENNTLTIKCGKDGNIKPATEGGHYCEDEKLSQCEKSYKDILPSFDSSWWTKEGDAPATETLTLTIPKEEFPAEEQKFYVGCSPGEGDKTIPVSRSQEANGNVIPASRGLTDCKVLVTVKAESSVSPSRSMIQAASAASGVAATLAYLAASCF